A genomic stretch from Theobroma cacao cultivar B97-61/B2 chromosome 4, Criollo_cocoa_genome_V2, whole genome shotgun sequence includes:
- the LOC18601478 gene encoding homeobox-leucine zipper protein ATHB-20: protein MIFSIDMAFPPHAFLFQSHEDNDHLPSPTSLSSLPSCPPQLFHGGAPLMMKRSVSFSGVDKSEEVHGDDELSDDGSHIGEKKKRLNLEQVKALEKSFELGNKLEPERKMQLAKALGLQPRQIAIWFQNRRARWKTKQLEKDYEALKKQFDALKADNDALQAQNKKLSAELLALKTKDSNEISIKKENEGSWSNGSDNSCDVNLDISRKTVITSPVSSQLSSKHFFPSSVRPASMTQLLQGSSRPDLQCLKLDQVVQEESFCHMFNGVEEQQGFWPWAEQQNFH from the exons ATGATTTTTAGCATTGACATGGCCTTCCCTCCTCATGCTTTCCTGTTCCAATCCCACGAAGACAATGACCATCTCCCTTCCCCTACCTCCCTCAGTTCCCTCCCTTCCTGCCCTCCTCAACTCTTCCAtg GTGGTGCACCCCTTATGATGAAGAGATCAGTATCTTTCTCAGGTGTTGACAAGTCTGAGGAAGTACATGGAGATGATGAGTTATCTGATGATGGATCGCATAttggggagaagaagaagaggctGAACTTAGAACAAGTCAAGGCACTGGAGAAGAGTTTTGAGTTGGGGAACAAGCTTGAACCTGAGAGGAAAATGCAGCTGGCTAAGGCTTTGGGGTTGCAGCCAAGGCAGATAGCTATCTGGTTTCAGAACAGGAGGGCTAGGTGGAAAACCAAGCAATTGGAGAAAGATTATGAGGCCTTGAAGAAACAGTTTGATGCACTCAAGGCTGACAATGATGCCCTTCAAGCTCAGAACAAGAAACTTAGCGCGGAG TTGTTGGCTTTGAAAACCAAAGATTCAAACGAAATCAGcatcaagaaagaaaatgagggtTCTTGGAGCAATGGAAGCGATAACAGCTGTGATGTGAACTTAGATATCTCAAGAAAAACAGTTATAACGAGTCCAGTGTCTTCACAGTTAAGCAGTAAACACTTCTTCCCTTCATCCGTCAGGCCTGCAAGTATGACTCAACTTCTCCAAGGCTCATCAAGACCAGACCTCCAATGCCTTAAACTTGATCAGGTGGTTCAAGAAGAGAGCTTCTGCCATATGTTCAATGGAGTGGAGGAGCAGCAAGGTTTCTGGCCATGGGCTGAGCAGCAAAATTTCCATTGA